From the genome of Triticum aestivum cultivar Chinese Spring chromosome 3B, IWGSC CS RefSeq v2.1, whole genome shotgun sequence, one region includes:
- the LOC123064749 gene encoding uncharacterized protein isoform X2 → MKVLRESTWDAAAAQRRAQRARRRRQAATWKGRRGMPGPPRFLDRCDTLHDGRPKILRPQEASGGSGASPAKSGQIQWKNSPPARPSDQAPIAEPNGRHAADAVQPSLCFHIASYGIESVFKGFLFLILVHASTEISKYIWSILVFFLMSFTIHQVPLSPGSQVVLAITTCVAKVQWTTNLSTCKLMGFSRYNS, encoded by the exons ATGAAGGTGTTGCGCGAATCGACCTGGGACGCTGCTGCCGCACAACGGCGAGCTCAACGAGCCCGACGACGACGGCAAGCAGCGACctggaaggggaggaggggcatgcCTGGGCCGCCGCGCTTCCTCGACCGTTGTGACACCCTCCATGATGGGCGCCCCAAGATTCTTCGGCCGCAGGAAGCGTCTGGCGGCAGCGGCGCGTCTCCGGCCAAATCCGGTCAAATCCAATGGAAAAACAGCCCTCCTGCCCGGCCAAGCGACCAAGCCCCAATAGCAGAACCCAATGGTCGTCACGCAGCAG ATGCTGTCCAACCAAGTTTGTGTTTCCACATTGCTTCTTATGGCATTGAAAGCGTCTTCAAAGGCTTCCTCTTCCTCATACTTGTACATGCAAGCACTGAAATCAGCAAGTACATTTGGTCCATCCTCGTCTTTTTTCTTATGAG CTTCACCATACATCAAGTCCCTTTGTCGCCTGGTTCGCAAGTGGTTCTTGCGATCACGACATGTGTAGCCAAGGTTCAGTGGACCACCAACTTGTCGACTTGCAAACTCATGGGCTTTTCTCGGTACAATTCCTGA
- the LOC123064749 gene encoding uncharacterized protein isoform X1, whose translation MKVLRESTWDAAAAQRRAQRARRRRQAATWKGRRGMPGPPRFLDRCDTLHDGRPKILRPQEASGGSGASPAKSGQIQWKNSPPARPSDQAPIAEPNGRHAADAVQPSLCFHIASYGIESVFKGFLFLILVHASTEISKYIWSILVFFLMRNVLNNHLNDSNVSSYKSAAPKMTISLKWLKPTNTPKGLYSLFVPNVVSKVTTSPK comes from the exons ATGAAGGTGTTGCGCGAATCGACCTGGGACGCTGCTGCCGCACAACGGCGAGCTCAACGAGCCCGACGACGACGGCAAGCAGCGACctggaaggggaggaggggcatgcCTGGGCCGCCGCGCTTCCTCGACCGTTGTGACACCCTCCATGATGGGCGCCCCAAGATTCTTCGGCCGCAGGAAGCGTCTGGCGGCAGCGGCGCGTCTCCGGCCAAATCCGGTCAAATCCAATGGAAAAACAGCCCTCCTGCCCGGCCAAGCGACCAAGCCCCAATAGCAGAACCCAATGGTCGTCACGCAGCAG ATGCTGTCCAACCAAGTTTGTGTTTCCACATTGCTTCTTATGGCATTGAAAGCGTCTTCAAAGGCTTCCTCTTCCTCATACTTGTACATGCAAGCACTGAAATCAGCAAGTACATTTGGTCCATCCTCGTCTTTTTTCTTATGAG GAACGTGTTGAACAACCATTTGAATGATTCAAATGTCTCATCATATAAAAGTGCAGCACCAAAAATGACCATttctctgaaatggttgaaaccAACAAACACACCGAAGGGTCTGTACTCTTTGTTTGTCCCAAATGTTGTATCGAAGGTAACAACATCACCGAAATGA
- the LOC123067297 gene encoding uncharacterized protein, with the protein MEMQLPMWLIDGFEKRICAFFWKATDVVSGGHCLVAWEQVCKPFEYGGLGVLNLKPLGYAFRPAVEPEVQVIFDSSIKVMPGMGAHAPTIVAQEEKKEYTAARHTRLVPTSSRPLAPDLVSFLPNIVAAGERKERSGGTEEEGVASLASADVDHAHCGGRGEASPKPQDTGHGHPRCRRRRRDMKSRAAGVGEGSEEGSGPDPDPQPQVEVEYVPEKPDLGADHPRLRACVFVAIRCRRPSRATCNDRLMPYSRTGSCDNKPGDIQDR; encoded by the exons ATGGAGATGCAGTTGCCCATGTGGCTGATCGATGGGTTTGAGAAGAGAATTTGTGCCTTCTTTTGGAAGGCGACTGACGTTGTTAGCGGTGGCCATTGTCTGGTGGCTTGGGAGCAAGTGTGCAAGCCGTTCGAGTATGGCGGACTAGGCGTCCTGAACCTCAAGCCATTGGGCTATGCATTCCGG CCGGCCGTGGAGCCTGAGGTGCAGGTTATTTTTGACTCGTCCATCAAGGTGATGCCGGGGATG GGAG CCCACGCTCCCACCATCGTCGctcaagaagaaaaaaaagaatacaCTGCCGCCAGACACACACGTCTCGTCCCCACCTCTTCCCGACCCCTCGCTCCCGATCTCGTCTCTTTCCTGCCAAATATCGTCGCCGCCGGTGAGAGGAAGGAGCGCAGCGGAGGCACCGAGGAGGAGGGGGTCGCCTCGCTCGCTTCTGCTGACGTCGATCATGCCCACTGCGGCGGGCGCGGCGAGGCGAGCCCCAAGCCGCAGGACACCGGGCACGGCcacccccgctgccgccgccgccgcagggacATGAAGAGCAGGGCCGCGGGAGTTGGCGAGGGCTCCGAGGAGGGATCCGGCCCCGATCCTGACCCGCAGCCCCAG GTGGAGGTGGAGTACGTGCCGGAGAAGCCCGACCTCGGCGCCGACCATCCCCGCCTCCGCGCGTGTGTCTTCGTTGCCATCCGGTGCAGACGCCCATCCCGCGCTACCTGCAATGACAGATTGAT GCCTTATTCCCGGACTGGGTCTTGTGACAATAAACCTGGAGACATACAAGATCGATGA